The Arachis duranensis cultivar V14167 chromosome 2, aradu.V14167.gnm2.J7QH, whole genome shotgun sequence genome has a window encoding:
- the LOC107475923 gene encoding putative disease resistance RPP13-like protein 1 isoform X4 produces the protein MAARFVGEAFLNSALGTIYDMLISPLLVNFIQRKKLNRKLVEKLETVLKAAHAVINDAERRQIEEEAVKDWLDRLKDAVYDAEDILDEVTTKAAIQKVQGNSLSRYVNLHGDGEIVTKIEEIIDALESIVNEKDGLGLKEIPVEDMSWRIPSTSLVGVHQIYGRDQDRETIVKLLLDVTNDGGISVISMVGLGGIGKTTLARIVYNDDRVKQKFDVKAWVCDGQEKFDVLKVTKAVMEATSSSCSSTELNTIQESLKKVLAGKKLLVVLDDMWSYNYDAWISFLKPFKSSNGGVKILVTTRHDSIADMVKTIPSFHLSLLGDDHCWSVFADHACLNSVESHSRSALEVVGRKIVKKCNGLALAAQTLGGLLRARKEVADWEFILRSEIWELPEKDGGILPALRISYHYLPSYLKRCFVYCSLFPKDYKFKRDELVLLWMAEGLLQQPKSGSTLEKVGSKYFNDLVSRSFFQDSKTDEGYFVMHDLMHDLSIFYGGKFFSRNFEDETADKHDACPRHLSYGFGLDDSVFSEILEVCNCLKNARTLLHIGFETWDDSTEEYDPCRLLAQLKHLRVLSFQFLPLDELDSISDLIHLRYLDLSRSFMVTLPESMSKLYNLQTLKLRKCEKLKKLPSNVQDLVNLLHLDLSDTAIEVLPESLSKLHNLQTLKLTGCGRLKKLPSKMQDLVNLRRLDIGDTDLEEMPRGMSKLKDLQILCYYIVGKYEENGIGELGELVNLQGSFYIQQLENVVDSSEAWKARMVDKKYITFLWLEWSSYEESEVCDFQTEKDILEKLRPHKDLKKLVIDGYRGTMFPDWVGQSSYHNMTELQLSGCRNCWVLPSLGQLPALTRLEISHCDMVKMIGGSFYKGDGTHQHQETPFRSLKYLEFYEMGCWEEWESYECDDDDDAPFPKLEDLRIQNCPKLRGDLPTFLPSLKNLHIRGCQEIGCYLPRAPILSELRIYGKQDARMRDQPLSMLEKVDINGEQLVDSLFEAMTHTQPTSLIDLHISECSSAISFPGDSLPPSLQQLQINNCKNVEFPMQHQQHHSLRSLRIDNSCDSLTSLALPAFPNLKYLTIARLENLTSLEVSQSQSL, from the coding sequence GTAACTCTCTGTCTCGCTATGTCAATTTGCATGGTGATGGTGAGATAGTAACCAAGATAGAAGAGATCATTGATGCATTAGAGTCGATTGTAAATGAGAAAGATGGTCTTGGCTTGAAGGAGATACCGGTGGAGGACATGTCATGGAGGATCCCCTCAACATCTCTGGTTGGTGTGCATCAAATATATGGCAGGGACCAAGATAGGGAGACCATAGTAAAACTGTTGTTAGATGTTACCAATGACGGTGGAATATCCGTGATTTCTATGGTCGGCTTGGGTGGAATAGGAAAGACTACTTTGGCTCGGATAGTTTACAATGATGACCGAGTGAAACAAAAATTTGATGTTAAGGCATGGGTTTGTGATGGGCAAGAGAAATTTGACGTTCTTAAGGTGACAAAGGCTGTGATGGAAGCAACTTCTAGTTCTTGCAGCTCAACTGAGTTAAACACAATTCAGGAGAGCTTGAAGAAAGTCCTAGCTGGGAAGAAGTTGTTGGTTGTTTTGGATGATATGTGGAGTTACAATTATGATGCCTGGATAAGTTTTTTAAAGCCTTTCAAATCTAGTAACGGGGGTGTTAAGATTCTTGTAACAACCCGTCATGATTCAATTGCTGATATGGTTAAAACTATTCCATCTTTTCATTTGAGTTTGTTGGGTGATGATCACTGCTGGTCAGTGTTTGCAGATCATGCATGTCTTAATTCTGTTGAATCCCATAGCCGTTCTGCTTTAGAAGTAGTTGGTCGAAAAATTGTCAAAAAGTGTAATGGGTTAGCTTTGGCtgctcaaacacttggaggttTATTAAGAGCAAGAAAAGAAGTAGCGGATTGGGAGTTTATATTGAGGAGTGAAATTTGGGAACTTCCCGAAAAAGATGGTGGGATTCTTCCTGCATTGAGAATCAGTTATCACTACCTCCCCTCGTACTTAAAACGTTGCTTTGTTTATTGTTCTTTATTCCCAAAAGACTATAAATTCAAAAGAGATGAACTAGTGTTATTGTGGATGGCAGAAGGTCTTTTGCAGCAACCAAAGAGTGGCAGCACTTTAGAAAAAGTGGGTTCTAAATATTTTAATGATTTGGTTTCGAGATCATTTTTCCAAGATTCTAAGACCGATGAAGGATATTTTGTGATGCACGATCTCATGCATGATTTATCAATATTCTATGGTGGAAAGTTCTTTTCTAGAAACTTTGAAGATGAAACTGCAGACAAGCATGATGCTTGTCCTCGTCATCTTTCATATGGTTTTGGCCTCGATGATTCGGTATTCTCAGAGATCTTGGAAGTAtgtaattgtttaaaaaatgcAAGGACATTGCTGCATATCGGTTTTGAAACATGGGATGATTCCACAGAGGAATATGATCCTTGTCGCTTACTTGCACAGTTGAAGCACTTAAGGGTTTTGTCATTTCAATTCCTTCCTCTTGATGAGCTTGATTCAATAAGTGATTTGATCCATTTGCGTTATTTGGATCTCTCTCGTTCATTTATGGTGACATTGCCAGAGTCAATGAGCAAATTGTATAATTTACAAACACTGAAGTTGAGAAAGTGTGAAAAACTGAAAAAGCTTCCAAGCAACGTGCAGGATCTTGTAAATTTGCTTCATTTGGATCTCTCTGATACGGCAATTGAGGTATTGCCCGAGTCATTGAGCAAATTGCATAATTTACAAACGTTGAAGTTGACAGGGTGTGGACGACTAAAAAAGCTTCCAAGCAAGATGCAAGATCTTGTAAATCTGCGCCGTCTCGATATTGGAGATACTGATTTAGAAGAGATGCCAAGAGGGATGAGCAAATTAAAAGATTTGCAGATTCTGTGTTACTATATTGTCGGCAAGTATGAAGAGAACGGGATAGGAGAATTGGGAGAACTTGTAAATCTTCAAGGGTCATTTTATATTCAGCAATTGGAGAATGTGGTTGATAGCAGTGAAGCTTGGAAGGCAAGAATGGTTGATAAGAAATACATCACTTTTTTATGGTTGGAGTGGTCATCATACGAAGAAAGTGAGGTTTGTGATTTCCAAACTGAAAAAGATATACTTGAGAAATTACGTCCTCACAAAGACTTGAAGAAGCTAGTCATCGATGGTTACAGAGGTACGATGTTTCCGGATTGGGTAGGGCAGTCTTCGTACCACAACATGACTGAGTTGCAGCTGAGTGGATGCAGGAATTGTTGGGTGCTTCCTTCACTTGGACAGTTACCCGCTCTAACGAGACTGGAGATTTCACATTGTGATATGGTGAAGATGATTGGTGGGTCATTCTATAAGGGTGATGGAACTCATCAGCATCAGGAGACACCCTTCCGATCCCTTAAATATCTGGAATTTTATGAAATGGGTTGCTGGGAGGAATGGGAGTCATATGaatgtgatgatgatgatgatgcaccATTTCCGAAACTTGAAGATCTTCGGATACAGAACTGTCCTAAGTTAAGAGGAGATTTGCCCACTTTCCTTCCGTCTTTGAAAAACCTCCACATTAGAGGATGCCAGGAGATTGGTTGTTATCTGCCAAGAGCTCCCATCCTAAGCGAATTAAGAATATATGGCAAACAGGACGCAAGAATGCGGGACCAACCACTTTCCATGTTGGAGAAAGTAGATATTAATGGAGAGCAGCTTGTGGATTCTCTGTTTGAGGCCATGACCCACACCCAACCAACCTCTCTCATAGACCTACACATCTCAGAGTGCTCATCAGCCATATCATTTCCAGGGGATTCTTTGCCTCCTTCATTGCAACAGTTGCAGATCAATAACTGCAAGAATGTAGAATTCCCAATGCAACACCAACAACATCACTCACTAAGGAGTCTTAGAATAGACAACAGCTGTGATTCGCTTACATCCTTGGCATTGCCAGCGTTCCCAAATCTCAAGTATCTCACAATCGCAAGACTTGAAAATTTGACATCTCTGGAGGTGTCACAGTCACAGTCCCTCTGA